From a single Brassica rapa cultivar Chiifu-401-42 chromosome A01, CAAS_Brap_v3.01, whole genome shotgun sequence genomic region:
- the LOC103861042 gene encoding E3 ubiquitin-protein ligase AIRP1, producing the protein MGCCCCCFPILPESSRTIDEHVPLSRAPPSSVVPTGEVDRNLASNLYTSLQPPLPVSVAPRNLQTPSKLPTTQTNSSEGSRVITTNSVPEKVSEKETWRADDFTDIDLKKKNRETIDECPICLEEYDFDNPKLLTKCGHDFHLACILEWMERSEACPVCDKELVLTES; encoded by the exons ATGGGTTGCTGCTGCTGTTGTTTCCCGATTCTACCCGAA AGCTCAAGAACTATAGATGAGCATGTTCCTCTATCTCGTGCCCCTCCTTCCTCTGTTGTACCTACAGGAGAAGTAGATAGAAATTTGGCCTCTAATCTATACACTTCTCTTCAGCCGCCTCTTCCTGTATCAGTTGCGCCTAGAAATCTTCAAACTCCATCGAAACTCCCAACAACTCAGACCAACTCGAGCGAAGGGTCTCGTGTAATCACAACAAACAGTGTTCCGGAAAAGGTTTCAGAAAAGGAAACATGGCGTGCTGATGATTTTACTGATATTGATCTAAAGAAAAAGAATAGAGAAACCATCGACGAGTGTCCAATTTGCTTAGAAg AATATGATTTTGACAACCCGAAGTTGCTCACTAAATGTGGCCACGATTTTCATCTCGCGTGCATCCTTGAATGGATGGAAAGAAGCGAGGCTTGTCCAGTCTGTGACAAG GAATTGGTACTCACTGAGTCATAA